A single window of Channa argus isolate prfri chromosome 10, Channa argus male v1.0, whole genome shotgun sequence DNA harbors:
- the p2ry4 gene encoding P2Y purinoceptor 4 gives MLRIHIAMGMISSSRPTFNQSKQSCRFEEDFKYILLPVSYSLVFVVGFVLNAMAVWIFLKMRPWNRSTVYMFHLALSDLLYVLSLPTLIYYYANNSDWPFGKPACKVVRFLFYVNLYCSILFLTCISVHRYLGICHPIKALTLVSTRHAHLVCGMVWFLVTVCLVPNLYFVTISKRDNATLCHDTTTHGDFKEYVDYSSVVMVLLFVIPFLIIVVCYCLMARALCQPRLGVSAIQQGAASRQKSIKLIIVVLVVFVVSFVPFHVTRTLYYTSRVLDLNCNLLNIINLTYKITRPLASVNSCIDPILYFLAGDHYRSKIISYLTMKRQTTSSQTPLNTTNHGIAMVYKNSPASEEMDK, from the coding sequence ATGCTGAGGATTCACATCGCTATGGGAATGATCAGCAGCAGCCGTCCAACTTTCAACCAGTCAAAGCAGAGCTGTCGTTTCGAGGAGGACTTTAAATACATCTTACTTCCTGTGTCCTACAGCCTGGTGTTTGTGGTTGGTTTCGTGCTCAATGCCATGGCTGTATGGATATTCCTAAAGATGCGCCCATGGAACAGAAGTACAGTGTACATGTTCCACCTTGCCCTGTCTGACTTATTGTACGTTCTATCATTGCCCACCCTTATTTACTATTATGCCAACAATAGTGACTGGCCCTTTGGGAAGCCTGCCTGCAAAGTAGTGCGCTTCCTCTTCTATGTCAACCTCTACTGCAGCATCCTCTTCCTCACTTGCATCAGTGTTCATCGTTATCTGGGCATCTGCCACCCCATTAAGGCTCTGACCCTGGTGAGTACTCGCCATGCGCACCTGGTGTGCGGTATGGTGTGGTTTTTAGTGACTGTGTGCTTGGTGCCCAACCTCTACTTTGTCACCATTTCAAAGAGGGACAATGCCACCCTGTGCCATGACACAACCACCCATGGGGACTTTAAGGAATATGTGGACTATAGCTCGGTAGTCATGGTGCTGCTCTTTGTCATCCCTTTCCTGATCATAGTGGTGTGTTACTGCCTGATGGCTCGAGCCCTGTGTCAGCCCAGACTGGGAGTATCTGCCATCCAACAGGGTGCTGCCTCACGCCAAAAGTCCATCAAACTCATCATTGTGGTGTTGGTGGTGTTTGTTGTGAGCTTTGTACCGTTTCACGTCACACGGACCCTCTACTACACCTCCCGGGTGTTGGATCTGAACTGTAATTTGCTCAACATTATCAACTTAACTTACAAAATCACCAGGCCGCTGGCAAGTGTCAACAGCTGCATTGACCCCATTCTGTATTTCCTGGCTGGGGATCACTACCGCTCTAAAATTATATCTTATCTGACAATGAAAAGACAGACGACAAGCAGCCAAACACCACTGAACACCACTAACCATGGCATCGCTATGGTTTATAAGAACTCTCCAGCCAGTGAAGAGATGGACAAATAG